TCTTGCAAAGGGGTTATCTGGATGCGGCCGAAGCCGAAGCTGGCCGCCTTTCCAACACCGATAATCCGGGCGATCGAGAGCCAGGGCAAAAACGGCTCCAGATTGCCTTCATAAATCGCACTTCCGATAAGTCCGCTCATCTCAACAGGGCGTTTCTGTCTGCCGGAATATCGGCGGAACTCGATTGGTTTGGTTTGGCTGCAAACGGATGTCACGGCCGCAGCCGCCGAATAATCAACGGAAAGATTCTCTGTTGGGGTTCCATAGAAATAGGTCAAAATAGAGAACCTCCGGACAATCGCACGAATCAAATCCTCGAACCGGAGGGTGGACGGTTCCCGGCCGTTTATCCGAAGACGCACTGGGGTGACAAAATCCACCCGGATGCGTTTGCAGACTGGAAGCAGATTCTGTGGATACTCCGTCTGGACCTTATGGAGACAGGCCACCTGCTCATGATATATCTCCACCCCGAAGGACGGCTGGACAATTCGGGTAATTTGGAAAGGAATCCGATCTTTGCCGAGCCCCTCTTTGCCCATTTCGATGAAACTGTAGGCAATATAAGGGAA
The nucleotide sequence above comes from Anaerohalosphaeraceae bacterium. Encoded proteins:
- the cas6 gene encoding CRISPR system precrRNA processing endoribonuclease RAMP protein Cas6, which produces MQGLCRREEGNGEKAEGPPNAVLPFAEVQIEGRFEGKGVLPPFRGATLRGGFGYHLKQTVCHRKQSTCQDCIVRTTCAYSCIFEGIPPQDRQIMRLYPYVPQPFTLLVNSEDPVQIKPGDLFSFGMRLFGRALELFPYIAYSFIEMGKEGLGKDRIPFQITRIVQPSFGVEIYHEQVACLHKVQTEYPQNLLPVCKRIRVDFVTPVRLRINGREPSTLRFEDLIRAIVRRFSILTYFYGTPTENLSVDYSAAAAVTSVCSQTKPIEFRRYSGRQKRPVEMSGLIGSAIYEGNLEPFLPWLSIARIIGVGKAASFGFGRIQITPLQEDKHDAERTD